Proteins from one Ramlibacter sp. PS4R-6 genomic window:
- the ompR gene encoding osmolarity response regulator transcription factor OmpR, with protein MTQAAARTDKILVVDDDARIRDLLRRYLTQEGFEVILAEDGKALNRLMLRETADLIVLDLMMPGEDGLSICRRLRAANDRTPIIMLTAKGEDVDRIVGLEVGADDYLGKPFNPRELLARVHAVLRRRPAQEAPGAPSSDNEVVGFGPFQFDLGARTLRKNGEELPLTTGEFAMLKALVRHPRQPLSREKLAQLARGREFEPFDRSLDVQVSRLRKLVEADPASPRYIQTVWGVGYVFVPDGAS; from the coding sequence ATGACACAAGCCGCAGCCCGAACCGACAAGATCCTCGTCGTCGACGACGACGCGCGGATCCGCGACCTGCTGCGCCGCTACCTGACGCAGGAAGGCTTCGAAGTGATCCTGGCCGAGGACGGCAAGGCGCTGAACCGCCTGATGCTGCGCGAAACGGCCGACCTGATCGTGCTCGACCTGATGATGCCCGGCGAGGACGGCCTGTCCATCTGCCGCCGCCTGCGCGCGGCCAACGACCGCACCCCCATCATCATGCTCACCGCCAAGGGCGAGGACGTGGACCGCATCGTCGGGCTGGAAGTCGGCGCCGACGATTACCTCGGCAAGCCCTTCAACCCGCGCGAACTGCTGGCCCGCGTGCACGCCGTGCTGCGCCGCCGCCCCGCGCAGGAAGCGCCCGGCGCACCGTCGAGCGACAACGAAGTGGTGGGTTTCGGCCCCTTCCAGTTCGACCTGGGCGCACGCACGCTGCGCAAGAACGGCGAGGAGCTGCCCCTGACCACCGGCGAATTCGCCATGCTCAAGGCGCTGGTTCGCCACCCGCGCCAGCCGCTGTCGCGCGAGAAGCTGGCCCAGCTGGCCCGCGGCCGCGAGTTCGAGCCTTTCGACCGCAGCCTCGACGTGCAGGTGTCGCGCCTGCGCAAGCTGGTCGAGGCCGACCCCGCCTCCCCCCGCTACATCCAGACGGTGTGGGGCGTGGGCTACGTGTTCGTGCCGGACGGGGCATCCTGA
- a CDS encoding SIMPL domain-containing protein (The SIMPL domain is named for its presence in mouse protein SIMPL (signalling molecule that associates with mouse pelle-like kinase). Bacterial member BP26, from Brucella, was shown to assemble into a channel-like structure, while YggE from E. coli has been associated with resistance to oxidative stress.) — protein MKLVRTLAIAFAAIAWTGLAAAQAQPPQNVLNLSTTGTVEVAQDLITISLAASRDGPDANGLQAQLKSLLEAALTEAKKSAQPGQVDVRTGLFNVGPRYTTGGKIDGWRGTVELVLEGRDFARITQAAGKIPGMTVASVAFGLSREQRAKVEGDAQHIAIERFKAKATELARSFGFAGYTLREVSVNSNDFTPGPRPMMMARAAQSAESSPVPVEAGKSAVTVTVSGSVQLK, from the coding sequence ATGAAGCTCGTGCGTACCCTGGCGATCGCGTTTGCGGCGATCGCGTGGACCGGCCTTGCCGCTGCGCAGGCCCAGCCTCCACAGAACGTCCTGAACCTGTCCACCACCGGCACGGTGGAGGTGGCACAGGACCTCATCACCATCAGCCTGGCCGCGTCGCGCGACGGGCCGGACGCAAACGGCCTGCAAGCCCAGCTCAAGTCACTGCTCGAAGCGGCGCTGACCGAAGCGAAGAAGTCGGCGCAGCCGGGCCAGGTGGACGTGCGCACGGGCCTGTTCAACGTCGGCCCGCGCTACACCACCGGCGGCAAGATCGACGGCTGGCGCGGCACGGTGGAGCTGGTGCTGGAAGGCCGCGACTTCGCGCGCATCACGCAGGCGGCCGGCAAGATCCCCGGCATGACGGTGGCGAGCGTCGCGTTCGGGCTCAGCCGCGAGCAACGCGCCAAGGTCGAAGGCGACGCACAGCACATCGCCATCGAACGCTTCAAGGCCAAGGCCACGGAGTTGGCGCGCAGCTTCGGCTTCGCGGGCTATACGTTGCGGGAAGTCAGCGTGAATTCGAACGACTTCACGCCGGGGCCGCGGCCGATGATGATGGCGCGCGCCGCGCAGAGCGCCGAGTCGTCGCCGGTGCCGGTCGAAGCCGGCAAATCCGCCGTCACGGTCACCGTGTCGGGATCGGTTCAGTTGAAATAG
- a CDS encoding metallophosphoesterase family protein encodes MSVLLHISDTHFGTEDPAVVLALQAFAHELKPDGLIFSGDITQRARSAQFSAARSFCESLRISKMLALPGNHDIPLYNVFARIAMPYRGYKKAFGGELEPVMELPDAIVVGVNTTRPERHKDGEVSPQQVARVVELLKGMPRDKLRVVVTHQPACVLREEDEDDRLHGGHEAVTAWSDAGADLVLGGHIHLPYVTDVCAVVKGAKRAMYCLQAGTALSRRVRHNTPNSINVIRWASPVSGEARTCKVERWDYDLADARFEMTHPYDLKLGA; translated from the coding sequence ATGAGCGTGCTGCTGCACATCTCCGATACGCATTTCGGCACCGAAGACCCGGCCGTCGTCCTGGCGCTGCAGGCTTTCGCGCACGAGCTCAAGCCCGACGGGCTCATCTTCTCCGGTGACATCACGCAGCGCGCGCGCTCGGCGCAGTTCTCTGCCGCGCGCAGTTTCTGCGAGTCGCTGCGCATTTCGAAGATGCTCGCGCTGCCGGGCAACCACGACATCCCGCTCTACAACGTCTTCGCCCGCATCGCGATGCCTTACCGCGGCTACAAGAAGGCCTTCGGCGGCGAACTGGAACCGGTGATGGAACTGCCCGACGCCATCGTCGTCGGCGTGAACACCACGCGGCCCGAGCGGCACAAGGATGGCGAAGTCTCGCCGCAACAGGTCGCGCGCGTGGTGGAGTTGCTGAAAGGCATGCCGCGCGACAAGCTGCGCGTGGTGGTCACGCACCAGCCCGCTTGCGTGCTGCGCGAAGAGGACGAGGACGACCGGCTGCACGGCGGCCACGAGGCCGTCACCGCCTGGTCCGACGCCGGCGCGGACCTGGTGCTCGGCGGCCACATCCACCTGCCGTACGTGACGGATGTCTGCGCGGTGGTGAAGGGCGCGAAGCGTGCGATGTACTGCCTGCAGGCCGGCACCGCGCTGTCGCGCCGCGTGCGCCACAACACGCCGAACTCGATCAACGTGATCCGGTGGGCGTCACCCGTGTCCGGCGAAGCCCGCACCTGCAAGGTGGAACGCTGGGACTACGACCTGGCGGATGCGCGCTTCGAGATGACGCACCCGTACGACCTGAAGCTCGGCGCGTAG
- a CDS encoding 3-hydroxybutyrate dehydrogenase: protein MLKGKTALVTGSTSGIGLGIAKALARQGANIVLNGFGDVDGPKAQVEAFGVKSAYHGADMSKPGEIEEMMKFAAGEFGRVDILVNNAGIQHVAPVEDFAPEKWDQVIAINLSSAFHTTRLALPAMKKANWGRIINVASVHGLVASVQKSAYVASKHAIVGFTKVVALENATTGITCNAICPGWVLTPLVQKQVDAKAAALKLSNEEATKQLLGEKEPSMQFTTPEELGELAVFFCSDAAKNVRGVAWNMDGGWAAQ, encoded by the coding sequence ATGCTGAAGGGCAAAACCGCACTCGTCACCGGCTCGACCAGCGGCATCGGCCTGGGCATCGCGAAGGCGCTCGCCCGCCAGGGCGCGAACATCGTGCTCAATGGCTTCGGCGACGTCGACGGCCCCAAGGCGCAGGTGGAAGCCTTCGGCGTCAAGTCGGCGTACCACGGCGCGGACATGAGCAAACCGGGCGAGATCGAGGAAATGATGAAGTTCGCCGCCGGCGAGTTCGGCCGCGTCGACATCCTCGTGAACAACGCCGGCATCCAGCACGTCGCGCCGGTCGAGGACTTCGCGCCGGAAAAGTGGGACCAGGTCATCGCCATCAACCTCTCCAGCGCCTTCCACACCACGCGCCTGGCGCTGCCGGCCATGAAGAAGGCCAACTGGGGCCGCATCATCAACGTCGCATCCGTGCACGGGCTGGTCGCCTCGGTGCAGAAGTCGGCCTACGTGGCCTCCAAGCACGCGATCGTCGGCTTCACCAAGGTCGTCGCGCTCGAGAACGCCACCACGGGCATCACCTGCAACGCGATCTGCCCCGGCTGGGTGCTGACGCCGCTGGTGCAGAAGCAGGTCGACGCGAAGGCGGCCGCGCTGAAACTCTCCAACGAGGAAGCGACCAAGCAGCTCCTCGGCGAGAAGGAACCCTCGATGCAGTTCACCACGCCGGAAGAGCTGGGCGAGCTCGCCGTGTTCTTCTGCTCCGATGCCGCGAAGAACGTGCGCGGCGTGGCGTGGAACATGGACGGCGGCTGGGCCGCGCAGTAA
- a CDS encoding alpha/beta fold hydrolase, whose amino-acid sequence MTVPTLNYVPCPDPKGGHRMAYWQWGDAAAPHVVVCAHGVSRQGRDFDVLAQALVGRAGGKLRVVCPDVVGRGKSDWLQDPMAYGVPTYVADMLAMLGLLHKQAPIQTLDWVGTSMGGLIGMGLAGTPNLPLPVPVRRIVFNDVGPAIQWSSLERIKGYLGKTGRFESVQQAADAMWAVSTSFGPHTPEQWMALSAPMVKQLEDGAYTLHYDPAIAEPIKALTREAAAQGETALWQAYDNIKARVLLTRGADSDLLAKETALAMTKRGPRASLVEFAGVGHAPTFVSDNQVEAVASFLLDPSDEKPAGRTG is encoded by the coding sequence ATGACGGTCCCTACGCTGAACTACGTACCTTGCCCCGACCCCAAGGGTGGGCATCGCATGGCGTACTGGCAATGGGGCGACGCCGCGGCGCCGCACGTCGTCGTGTGCGCGCACGGGGTCTCGCGGCAGGGGCGCGATTTCGATGTGCTGGCTCAGGCGCTCGTCGGGCGGGCCGGCGGCAAGCTGCGCGTGGTGTGCCCCGACGTCGTGGGCCGCGGCAAGAGCGACTGGCTCCAGGACCCGATGGCCTATGGCGTGCCGACGTACGTGGCCGACATGCTCGCGATGCTCGGGCTGCTGCACAAGCAGGCTCCCATCCAGACGCTGGACTGGGTCGGGACCAGCATGGGGGGGCTGATCGGCATGGGCCTGGCCGGCACCCCGAACCTGCCGCTTCCCGTGCCGGTGCGCCGCATCGTCTTCAACGACGTCGGCCCGGCGATCCAGTGGTCGTCGCTGGAGCGGATCAAGGGCTATCTCGGCAAGACCGGGCGGTTCGAATCGGTGCAGCAGGCGGCCGATGCCATGTGGGCTGTCTCGACGTCCTTCGGCCCCCACACCCCCGAGCAGTGGATGGCGCTTTCCGCGCCGATGGTCAAGCAGCTCGAGGATGGCGCCTACACGCTGCATTACGACCCGGCCATCGCCGAGCCGATCAAGGCCCTGACCCGGGAAGCCGCCGCGCAAGGCGAGACCGCGCTCTGGCAGGCCTACGACAACATCAAGGCCCGCGTGCTCCTGACGCGCGGCGCCGATTCCGACCTGCTCGCGAAGGAAACCGCGCTCGCGATGACCAAGCGCGGCCCGCGTGCGAGCCTGGTCGAATTCGCCGGCGTGGGCCATGCGCCCACGTTCGTTTCCGACAACCAGGTCGAGGCGGTCGCCTCGTTCCTGCTCGATCCTTCCGATGAAAAGCCTGCTGGCAGAACAGGTTGA
- a CDS encoding RelA/SpoT family protein, translating into MKSLLAEQVDGQVPELIAATEEALPQQANALARTRAFAEPLIAHETLDTGENTLAHADAVAAILKSMGGSEAMQAASYLVYACAYLNKPEEVIAKAFGESYAKLATETNKLVRIQQQTRVAQDEGEEEAKARTETVRKMLLAFSRDLRVVLLRLASRLATLRWHAANKTVAPEGVAREALNVFAPLANRLGIWQVKWEMEDLAFRFLEPDTYKRVAKMLDEKRTEREHYVEDLRSGLEGELRAQGIAASVYGRPKHIYSIVRKMRGKDLDFAQVFDIRALRVIVPEVKDCYAALSWVHQQFTPLVEEFDDYIAKPKPNGYQSLHTIVRDAQGRAIEIQIRTQAMHEHAEHGVAAHWAYKEAGQKGYSGVSASGEYDAKIAVLRQLLAWERDLSGAAKGLFEDRIYVLTPDAAIVELPQGATPVDFAYSVHTSLGHRCRGARVDGAMVPLNTPLKNGQTVAVVAAKEGGPSRDWLNPELGFLASHRARAKVRAWFNEQLRHETVARGRELVEKLLQREGKTAVKLEDLAEQLGFKSADDLFGVVGKDEFSLRNIETVLNPPAAPLPQDEFLLKKPRPAAREPKGGVLVVGIDSLMTQLARCCKPAPPDSIAGFVTRGKGVSIHRRDCPSFHELATKAPERVIDVQWGARGASDAVYPVDVSVEAADRQGLLRDISEVFAKEKMNVIGVQTTSVKGTAWMTFTVEVADASKLSKVLALVRDVAGVQRARRR; encoded by the coding sequence ATGAAAAGCCTGCTGGCAGAACAGGTTGACGGCCAGGTCCCGGAGCTGATCGCCGCCACCGAGGAGGCGCTGCCCCAGCAGGCCAACGCGCTGGCGCGCACGCGCGCCTTCGCCGAGCCATTGATCGCCCACGAGACGCTGGACACCGGCGAGAACACGCTCGCGCACGCCGATGCGGTGGCGGCAATCCTCAAGTCCATGGGCGGCTCGGAGGCGATGCAGGCCGCGAGCTATCTCGTCTACGCCTGCGCCTACCTCAACAAGCCCGAAGAGGTCATCGCCAAGGCCTTCGGCGAGAGCTACGCCAAGCTCGCCACCGAGACCAACAAGCTGGTGCGCATCCAGCAGCAGACACGCGTCGCGCAGGACGAGGGCGAGGAAGAGGCGAAGGCCCGCACCGAGACCGTCCGCAAGATGCTGCTGGCCTTCTCGCGCGACCTGCGCGTGGTGCTGCTGCGCCTGGCCTCGCGGCTCGCGACGCTGCGCTGGCACGCGGCCAACAAGACTGTCGCGCCCGAGGGTGTGGCGCGCGAGGCCCTGAACGTCTTCGCGCCCCTGGCCAACCGCCTGGGCATCTGGCAGGTGAAGTGGGAGATGGAGGACCTGGCCTTCCGCTTCCTCGAGCCGGACACGTACAAGCGCGTGGCGAAGATGCTCGACGAGAAGCGCACCGAGCGCGAGCACTACGTCGAGGACCTGCGCTCCGGGCTCGAAGGCGAGCTGCGCGCCCAGGGAATCGCCGCCAGCGTCTACGGGCGACCCAAGCACATCTACAGCATCGTTCGCAAGATGCGCGGCAAGGACCTGGACTTCGCCCAGGTGTTCGACATCCGCGCGCTGCGCGTCATCGTTCCGGAGGTGAAGGACTGCTACGCGGCGCTGTCGTGGGTGCACCAGCAGTTCACGCCGCTGGTCGAGGAGTTCGACGACTACATCGCCAAGCCCAAACCCAACGGCTACCAGTCGCTGCACACCATCGTGCGCGACGCGCAGGGCCGCGCCATCGAGATCCAGATCCGCACGCAGGCGATGCACGAGCACGCCGAGCACGGCGTGGCCGCCCACTGGGCCTACAAAGAGGCGGGGCAGAAGGGCTACTCCGGCGTGTCCGCCAGTGGCGAGTACGACGCGAAGATCGCCGTGCTGCGGCAGCTGCTCGCGTGGGAGCGCGACCTGTCGGGCGCGGCCAAGGGGCTGTTCGAGGACCGCATCTACGTGCTGACGCCCGACGCCGCGATCGTCGAGCTGCCGCAGGGCGCGACGCCGGTGGATTTCGCCTACAGCGTGCACACCAGCCTGGGCCACCGCTGCCGCGGCGCGCGCGTCGACGGCGCGATGGTGCCGCTGAACACGCCGCTGAAGAACGGGCAGACCGTCGCCGTGGTCGCGGCGAAGGAGGGCGGGCCTTCGCGCGACTGGCTCAACCCCGAGCTGGGCTTCCTCGCGAGCCATCGCGCCAGGGCCAAGGTGCGCGCCTGGTTCAACGAGCAGCTGCGGCACGAGACCGTGGCGCGCGGCCGCGAACTCGTCGAGAAGCTCCTGCAGCGCGAAGGCAAGACCGCCGTGAAGCTGGAGGACCTCGCCGAGCAACTGGGCTTCAAGTCGGCCGACGACCTGTTCGGCGTGGTCGGCAAGGACGAGTTCTCGCTGCGCAACATCGAGACGGTGCTGAACCCGCCGGCCGCCCCGCTGCCGCAGGACGAGTTCCTGCTGAAGAAGCCGCGGCCCGCGGCGCGCGAACCCAAGGGCGGCGTGCTGGTGGTGGGCATCGATTCGCTCATGACGCAGCTGGCGCGCTGCTGCAAGCCCGCGCCGCCCGATTCGATCGCGGGCTTCGTCACGCGCGGCAAGGGCGTGAGCATCCACCGGCGCGACTGCCCGAGCTTCCACGAGCTCGCGACGAAGGCGCCCGAGCGCGTGATCGACGTGCAGTGGGGCGCGCGGGGCGCGTCGGACGCGGTCTACCCGGTGGACGTGAGCGTGGAGGCCGCCGACCGGCAGGGCCTGCTGCGCGACATCTCCGAAGTGTTCGCCAAGGAGAAGATGAACGTGATCGGCGTGCAGACCACCTCGGTCAAGGGCACGGCGTGGATGACGTTCACCGTCGAAGTGGCCGATGCGAGCAAGCTGTCGAAGGTGCTGGCGCTGGTGCGGGACGTGGCCGGCGTGCAGCGGGCACGGCGCCGCTGA
- a CDS encoding TRAP transporter large permease: MSNAALGMTMLALIVVAIMLGFPTAFTLMGLGMVFGYVAFHDASVPIMKNHIFDLMVQRCFGAMTNETLLSIPLFVLMGYVMERGALVDKMFHAVQLAFRRVPGSLAVTTLIICTFWGIASGLVGAVVVLMGVIAMRPMLNAGYDVRLASGVITAGGTLGILIPPSVMIIVYAAVAGQSIVKLYAAAMFPGFFLAFLYLVYVVGWVLINPKIAPQLPKEQMVVPIPGWLSHLSQNYSPRTLPALLKSLVSPARATAYQGETRITRGFLASNFLRALVPAILAAALLGLTWWYVVIHSQQKDAPVMAATAQVAQKEAAGAATASGPAADAGGVQEPPSSGGVQEPPASGGVEEPPGAGGVQEPPGAAASAATAAPAADAPLQQLGDPSAEIEVAPVPEAFYPGFAIACALMLALLVWYYRKFDAEQFEILRMLVTSVMPLALLTIVVLAVILFGITTATESAAVGAAGAFLMAWQAKTLNLERIKEAVYLTAKTTAMVCWLFVGSALFSAVFALLGGQGLVERWVLSMNLSPLQFLLVSQAIIFILGWPLEWTEIIVIFVPIFLPLLQHFQIDPILWGTLVFVNLQAAFLSPPVAMSAFYLKGVSPPHVTINQIFSGMMPYMLIVILCMVFMYIWPGMTLWLPKYLYGG; the protein is encoded by the coding sequence ATCAGCAATGCCGCCCTCGGCATGACGATGCTGGCGCTGATCGTGGTCGCGATCATGCTCGGCTTCCCCACCGCCTTCACCCTCATGGGCCTGGGCATGGTGTTCGGCTACGTCGCTTTCCACGACGCGTCCGTGCCCATCATGAAGAACCACATCTTCGACCTGATGGTGCAGCGCTGCTTCGGCGCGATGACCAACGAGACGCTGCTGTCCATCCCGCTGTTCGTGCTGATGGGCTACGTGATGGAGCGCGGGGCGCTGGTGGACAAGATGTTCCACGCGGTGCAGCTGGCTTTCCGCCGCGTGCCCGGCTCGCTCGCGGTCACCACGCTGATCATCTGCACTTTCTGGGGCATCGCGAGCGGCCTCGTCGGCGCGGTGGTGGTGCTGATGGGCGTGATCGCGATGCGGCCCATGCTCAACGCGGGCTACGACGTGCGCCTCGCCTCGGGCGTCATCACGGCCGGCGGCACGCTGGGCATCCTGATCCCGCCGTCGGTGATGATCATCGTGTACGCGGCCGTCGCCGGGCAGTCGATCGTGAAGCTCTATGCGGCCGCGATGTTCCCCGGCTTCTTCCTGGCTTTCCTGTACCTCGTCTACGTGGTGGGATGGGTGCTGATCAACCCGAAGATCGCGCCGCAGCTGCCGAAGGAGCAGATGGTCGTGCCCATCCCGGGATGGCTGTCACACCTGTCGCAGAACTACTCGCCGCGCACCTTGCCGGCACTGCTGAAATCGCTGGTGTCGCCGGCACGGGCCACGGCTTACCAGGGCGAAACCCGTATCACGCGGGGCTTCCTCGCCTCGAACTTCCTGCGCGCGCTGGTGCCCGCGATCCTCGCCGCCGCCCTGCTGGGCCTCACGTGGTGGTACGTCGTGATCCACTCGCAGCAGAAGGATGCGCCCGTGATGGCCGCGACCGCGCAAGTCGCTCAGAAGGAAGCCGCGGGTGCGGCGACCGCATCCGGTCCCGCGGCCGATGCCGGCGGCGTGCAGGAGCCGCCCAGCAGCGGCGGCGTCCAGGAGCCTCCCGCTTCGGGCGGTGTCGAAGAGCCGCCCGGCGCCGGCGGCGTGCAGGAGCCGCCGGGTGCGGCCGCATCCGCTGCAACGGCCGCGCCCGCCGCGGACGCGCCGCTGCAGCAGCTCGGCGACCCGTCGGCGGAGATCGAAGTGGCACCCGTGCCCGAAGCTTTCTACCCCGGCTTCGCGATCGCATGCGCCCTCATGCTGGCCCTGCTCGTCTGGTACTACCGGAAGTTCGACGCGGAGCAGTTCGAGATCCTGCGCATGCTCGTCACCTCGGTGATGCCGCTGGCCCTGCTGACCATCGTCGTGCTCGCGGTGATCCTCTTCGGCATCACGACCGCTACCGAGTCCGCCGCCGTCGGCGCGGCCGGGGCCTTCCTCATGGCCTGGCAGGCGAAGACGCTCAACCTCGAGCGCATCAAGGAGGCCGTCTACCTCACCGCGAAGACCACCGCGATGGTGTGCTGGCTGTTCGTGGGTTCGGCGCTCTTCTCCGCCGTGTTCGCGCTGCTCGGCGGCCAGGGGCTGGTGGAGAGGTGGGTGCTGTCGATGAACCTGTCGCCGCTGCAGTTCCTGCTGGTGTCGCAGGCCATCATCTTCATCCTGGGCTGGCCGCTGGAGTGGACCGAGATCATCGTGATCTTCGTGCCCATCTTCCTGCCGCTGCTGCAGCACTTCCAGATCGACCCCATCCTGTGGGGCACGCTGGTGTTCGTGAACCTGCAGGCGGCGTTCCTGTCGCCGCCGGTGGCGATGTCGGCCTTCTACCTGAAGGGGGTGTCGCCGCCGCACGTGACGATCAACCAGATCTTCTCGGGGATGATGCCGTACATGCTGATCGTCATCCTGTGCATGGTGTTCATGTACATCTGGCCCGGGATGACCCTGTGGCTGCCGAAGTACCTGTACGGCGGCTGA
- a CDS encoding TRAP transporter small permease subunit: MNTQRLLHTADTISTWVGKAAAWLIVALMLMVVVEVFKRYILNAPTAWIYDASNMMYGTLFMMAGAYTLAQDGHVRGDFLYGNMKPRTQASLDLALYVLFFIPGILALIWAGWIYFGDALAIKEQTFNAVQLPLYPFKGVIPVAGALVMMQGIAEMIRCVICIRTGQWPARLKDAEEIDVVEQQLAKSTYVDDEARKAAIASAHQIDEVARTRSTGDKP; encoded by the coding sequence ATGAACACCCAACGCCTGCTCCACACGGCAGACACCATCAGCACCTGGGTCGGCAAGGCCGCCGCATGGCTGATCGTCGCGCTGATGCTCATGGTCGTCGTCGAGGTCTTCAAGCGCTACATCCTCAATGCGCCGACGGCCTGGATCTACGACGCCAGCAACATGATGTACGGCACGCTTTTCATGATGGCGGGTGCCTACACGCTCGCGCAGGACGGCCACGTGCGCGGCGACTTCCTCTACGGCAACATGAAGCCGCGCACGCAGGCCTCGCTCGACCTGGCCCTGTACGTGCTGTTCTTCATCCCGGGCATCCTCGCGCTGATCTGGGCCGGCTGGATCTATTTCGGCGACGCGCTCGCCATCAAGGAACAGACCTTCAACGCGGTGCAGCTGCCGCTGTATCCCTTCAAGGGCGTCATCCCGGTCGCCGGCGCGCTGGTGATGATGCAGGGCATCGCGGAGATGATCCGCTGCGTCATCTGCATCCGCACCGGGCAGTGGCCCGCGCGCCTGAAGGACGCCGAGGAGATCGACGTCGTCGAGCAGCAGCTCGCCAAGAGCACCTACGTCGACGACGAGGCGCGCAAGGCCGCCATCGCCAGCGCCCACCAGATCGATGAAGTGGCCCGCACGCGCAGCACGGGGGACAAGCCATGA
- a CDS encoding TRAP transporter substrate-binding protein, whose product MTQPKQTGRRNLLKGAAVAAGAMSAPMVATAQTTALRFQSAWPAKDIFHEYANDFAKKVNDMAGSKVKVEVLPAGAVAGAFGLLDAVSKGTLDGCHGVVAYHYGKNTALALWGSGPAFGMDPNMVLSWHYYGGGKELLEEIYKSLNVDVISWLSGPMPTQPYGWFKKPVTKSADMKGMKFRTVGLAVDMYTAQGAAVNPLPGGEIVAALDRGLIDGAEFNNASSDKALGFQDVSKVCMLQSYHQSGEQFEIMFNKTKYNSLPEEVRNIIKYATEASSADFSWKAAHRNSQDYIELKKLGVKFYKTPDSILKDQLDAWDKIMVDKQKDNPFFKKVLDSQRAFAERAGRWQTDYMVDFKPAWNRYFGGGGKAPAKKA is encoded by the coding sequence ATGACCCAGCCGAAGCAGACCGGACGTCGCAACCTCCTCAAGGGAGCCGCCGTCGCCGCCGGTGCGATGAGCGCCCCGATGGTTGCCACCGCGCAGACCACCGCACTGCGTTTCCAGAGTGCCTGGCCCGCCAAGGACATCTTCCACGAGTACGCCAACGACTTCGCCAAGAAGGTGAACGACATGGCCGGCTCGAAGGTGAAGGTGGAGGTGCTGCCGGCCGGCGCCGTCGCGGGCGCCTTCGGCCTGCTCGACGCGGTCAGCAAGGGCACGCTGGACGGCTGCCACGGCGTGGTGGCGTACCACTATGGCAAGAACACCGCCCTGGCCCTGTGGGGCTCCGGCCCCGCGTTCGGCATGGACCCGAACATGGTGCTGTCCTGGCACTACTACGGCGGCGGCAAGGAACTGCTGGAGGAGATCTACAAGTCGCTCAACGTCGACGTGATCTCCTGGCTGTCGGGCCCGATGCCCACGCAGCCCTACGGCTGGTTCAAGAAGCCGGTGACGAAGTCCGCGGACATGAAGGGCATGAAGTTCCGCACCGTGGGCCTGGCCGTCGACATGTACACGGCGCAAGGCGCGGCGGTGAACCCGCTGCCGGGCGGCGAGATCGTCGCGGCGCTGGACCGCGGCCTGATCGACGGCGCGGAGTTCAACAACGCCTCGTCGGACAAGGCCCTGGGCTTCCAGGACGTCTCGAAGGTCTGCATGCTGCAAAGCTACCACCAGAGCGGCGAGCAGTTCGAGATCATGTTCAACAAGACCAAGTACAACTCGCTGCCCGAGGAAGTGCGCAACATCATCAAGTACGCCACCGAGGCATCCAGCGCCGACTTCAGCTGGAAGGCCGCGCACCGCAACAGCCAGGACTACATCGAGCTCAAGAAGCTCGGCGTGAAGTTCTACAAGACCCCCGACTCGATCCTCAAGGACCAGCTCGACGCTTGGGACAAGATCATGGTCGACAAGCAGAAGGACAACCCGTTCTTCAAGAAGGTGCTGGATTCGCAGCGCGCCTTCGCCGAGCGCGCGGGCCGCTGGCAGACCGACTACATGGTCGACTTCAAGCCGGCGTGGAACCGCTACTTCGGCGGCGGCGGCAAGGCGCCGGCCAAGAAAGCCTGA
- the phaR gene encoding polyhydroxyalkanoate synthesis repressor PhaR, whose product MQSKKASGPKPAQRVIKKYPNRRLYDTDTSSYITLAEVKQLVMDNEPFTVRDAKSNDDLTRSILLQIILEEEAGGQPMFSEAALANLIRIYGHAAQAFMGTYLEKNVQAFMEIQGKLAEQSKTLTPEMWAQFVNMQNPLLGGYVEQSRTMFEKMQEQMAKQTEQMLGAFGIKR is encoded by the coding sequence GTGCAGAGCAAGAAAGCCAGCGGCCCGAAGCCGGCCCAGCGGGTGATCAAGAAGTACCCGAACCGGCGGCTGTACGACACCGACACCTCCTCGTACATCACGCTCGCCGAAGTGAAGCAGCTCGTCATGGACAACGAGCCGTTCACGGTGCGCGATGCCAAGAGCAACGACGACCTGACGCGCAGCATCCTGCTGCAGATCATCCTGGAGGAAGAGGCCGGCGGCCAGCCAATGTTCAGCGAGGCCGCGCTCGCCAACCTCATCCGTATCTACGGCCACGCCGCGCAGGCCTTCATGGGCACCTACCTGGAGAAGAACGTCCAGGCCTTCATGGAGATCCAGGGCAAGCTGGCCGAGCAGTCCAAGACGCTCACGCCCGAGATGTGGGCGCAGTTCGTCAACATGCAGAACCCGCTGCTGGGCGGCTATGTCGAGCAGTCGCGCACCATGTTCGAGAAGATGCAGGAACAGATGGCCAAGCAGACCGAGCAGATGCTCGGGGCATTCGGCATCAAGCGGTAA